The Bacteroidia bacterium region GGTTTCCTTGCTCGTAAGAGTCCGAATAGGAAAACGGTTATTAATTTCATAGTAGTTGAAATATACCTCAACCTCGTCGCGGTTGATTTGCAAGTCGCCGGCTATTTCGTCACGTGCGGTGGGCGAGGGGTTAGCGAGCGAGTTTCCTGCGGGAATTACGTGCGCGTTTTCCGTGTTTTCAGTGTCTTTAGTGTGTGCCATGTTTTCTTTGTAAATCCTTTGTTTCTTATTAATATTATAATGTATTTGTTTCCTAATGTCAAGGAAAATAGGCTTTTTTAAATAAATATACAAAAACTTGTAAAATGTCAATCTATGACCTATTATAGCAATTACAATTTTTCTCTCTCTCTTTGCGATTTTCTGGGTTTATATTTGGGTGTATATTATATAAATATAATATACAACAAGCGCTGTTTTTGAAAAACAAATTTATATTATATATATAATATATATAATATAGAAAATATAAACCCAGAAAATCGCAAAGAGAGAGAGAAATATTATAAATATATATATAGAAGACTTTCAAAAATTCTTGACTTTTATTTATTTTTTGTTTTTACTTCTCACACTTTTTTCTCATTTTCTCTTAACGCTCTCGCCACTTTAGCGCTTTTCACAGCAACAAAAAAATTATCTATTATAAGCCTTGATCTTTCTTCACTTTCTATATATAATAAAGATGAGGTAAAAATTATGAGCATTATTGATTTATTTTTCGACAAAAACACTTGGGAAGCGTTCCACACACACTTAACGGATCCTGAACGCATCACCCGTGACGCTGCCGCAACCAAAACCGTCACGAACATAATTGAGGACAAAATTAAAGTTGATTTCGATTTCCCAGCACCGCGAAAAAAGATACTTAAGAAATACCGCAACGATAAACCCCGCACGGTGTTCACTTTTCCTGAGCCGTACCAGACGTATTTGAAGTTCTTAAACTGGGTGATCCTTAATAATAATATATATATAAATAAATTCAGCAGATCAGCGATCGCTTATATTCCTGGTCGGTCAGTGAATTATAATATTAAAAAAGTAAAAAAATTATTTGTGAATACCCCTCACTATTATAAGACCGACTTGAAGGATTTTTTCAACCAAATAAATCAGGAAAAATTACGGGTAGAAATAAAAGACTTTTTCGCCGGTGACGAAAAACTAATAAACTTCTTTAATGATTTAATTAACATAATCCCCGAAGGTGTGGGCGCTGGGTTACCAACCGCAGGCCTATTGGCGAATATATATTTAACCCCGCTCGATAAAAAAATGGATCACGCGAAAGTAATTTATTTCCGTTACGCCGACGACATTTTAATTATGGCTAAAAACAAAAATAAACTTTCGCGCGATATCGATTTATTTACTTCTGCGCTCAATGAGCGCGCTCTAAGAGCAAATGAAAACAAAACTGATAGTGGTATTAACGAAGTAACTTTTCTGGGTGTCACCATAAATAAGCATCATATTCGTATTAGCAGGAAAGCAGTTAAGAAGATAAAGAGTTCGATCCGACGTCGCGCGCACTGGTTCAATTATCAGTTTGATAAAATTGGTTTAAAACGAACGCGGCGGCAATTATTAAGAACATACTTGAGAGGTATAAATGACAAGTTGTATGCGACTGGTAGCGAAAGCGAGCGCGGATGGGTACGATGGTATAGCCCGCTCGTCATCGGCGCCGGTGACGATGAATTTAAAGAGATTGAATTGTATTTATTAAAGAAATGTAAAGAAGTCGGGGGTAAGATGAGTTATGACGAATTACATAAACTCGGTTACAAATCACTTGTGCGCGAACATTTTAAATTAAAAGAGGCAAAAACAAAAGAAATATCGCTTGACCTTTAATATTATTTACGGTATAATAAAATTATAAGAAAAAGAATTAAAAAAATAATTACCTTGCTTGACATATGAAAACAATTCATATATAATAAAGATATAAAGAATAAAGGAGTAAATGTTATGACCCAACTACCAGACGTGATCAGAATCACCGCGGTGCCCACAATACGTTCATCAGTCGATGAGCTCGCACTTGTTGTAAAGAAAAGAATTGCTGAATTAAGAATCGAAGAGATTGAACCCACGGAAGAAAATAAGAAATTATTAAAAGATACCCGGGCCAATTTAAATAAAGAAATTAAAGATTATGAAGAACAGCGCAAAAAAATTAAAGAGTTGCTTTTAAAGGACTATAATGTTTTTGAAGAAGAATACAAGAAAAAAATTAAAACTCTTTACGACGAAACCGATAAAACATTAAAAGAGGCTATTGATAAGATTCAGCGTGAGCAGGATCAAGAACTAAAAGATTACGCTCTCGAATACCTTAATGAGCGCTTGGCGGTTAACAACCCCGGTGTAATTGAGTTTGATCAAATTCGAATTAATTATGCGAATAAAAAACAAATTCGGTTATCAATTGATAACTACATCGATGATATCCTCAAGAGTTTAAATATAATCAAAACTTACGGTGAAAACGAAGGGCGTTTATATGCAATTTGGTTACGCACTAATTTTAATTTGGTCGAGGCCATTACACAACTAAATAATGATATTGCTGTTGAAAAACAATTAGCACGAGAAATTAAAGAACGCGAAGCGCGCGAAGCACTTGCGCGTGAAATGTATAAAGTAGAAGAAATTACAACGCCCGAAGAAGTAGAAGAAGCAGAAGAAGATTTTGTTATCGAGGTCGAAGAATTGTCTCATTATTCATTGACCGTCAAAGCGACTCCTTCGCAGCTTGAAAAATTATTAGAATTTCTTTTAATCAATGATTATGATTATGATTTGGAGTAAGAAATGATTAAAGTTATTGGTTCAAGTTCCGCGGGTAACGCAGTATTATATGATGAAGGTAAGATAATGGTTGATTGTGGACTGCCTTTTAAAACATTACAACCGTACCTGGATAAAGTGAAGCTCGTATTACTCACACATATTCACGGCGATCATTTCGCTCCGTCGACGATCGCTACAATATGCGCGTTATATCCAAAAATTACATGGATGGTACCGAATTATATGAAAAAAGAATTTTTAGCGCTTAAAAGGCCTCATACGCGCGTTATAATAACGAAAACGAGCAAAGAATATGTCGCCGGTCCGT contains the following coding sequences:
- a CDS encoding DUF1351 domain-containing protein — protein: MTQLPDVIRITAVPTIRSSVDELALVVKKRIAELRIEEIEPTEENKKLLKDTRANLNKEIKDYEEQRKKIKELLLKDYNVFEEEYKKKIKTLYDETDKTLKEAIDKIQREQDQELKDYALEYLNERLAVNNPGVIEFDQIRINYANKKQIRLSIDNYIDDILKSLNIIKTYGENEGRLYAIWLRTNFNLVEAITQLNNDIAVEKQLAREIKEREAREALAREMYKVEEITTPEEVEEAEEDFVIEVEELSHYSLTVKATPSQLEKLLEFLLINDYDYDLE
- a CDS encoding reverse transcriptase domain-containing protein; its protein translation is MSIIDLFFDKNTWEAFHTHLTDPERITRDAAATKTVTNIIEDKIKVDFDFPAPRKKILKKYRNDKPRTVFTFPEPYQTYLKFLNWVILNNNIYINKFSRSAIAYIPGRSVNYNIKKVKKLFVNTPHYYKTDLKDFFNQINQEKLRVEIKDFFAGDEKLINFFNDLINIIPEGVGAGLPTAGLLANIYLTPLDKKMDHAKVIYFRYADDILIMAKNKNKLSRDIDLFTSALNERALRANENKTDSGINEVTFLGVTINKHHIRISRKAVKKIKSSIRRRAHWFNYQFDKIGLKRTRRQLLRTYLRGINDKLYATGSESERGWVRWYSPLVIGAGDDEFKEIELYLLKKCKEVGGKMSYDELHKLGYKSLVREHFKLKEAKTKEISLDL